The stretch of DNA GCTGGAACAAGATAAACTCCTTCATTATCCTGTATCGACGTTGCCAGTTTTTCAACTTCACTCATATCATCAATTAATTCAAGTTGATCTTTAATCCACTTAATGACATCACCCGTACAATGAATAATACCTTCAAGGGCATAATCCACCCGACCATCTATTCCCCATGCGATCGAGGTTACCAACCCATTCTGAGACTTCACCAATTCACCAGTATGCATCATAACCGAAGTTCCAGTCCCATATGTAGCTTTGGCCATCCCTGGTTCGAAGCATTTTTGACCAAATAATGCACCCTGTGAATCTCCAATAACGCCAGATATCACCAAATCCCTAAAAGGAAGATTTTCATCTTTCGTGACACCAAAACTATCATTTGAGCTTTTAACTTCCGGGAGCATGGAACTTGGGATTTCAAATAGATCCAATAATTCCTGATCCCACCCAAGGGAATGAATATTAAACAAAAGAGTTCTGCTTGCATTGGTGTAATCGGTGGCATGAACCATACCGCCAGTAAGATTCCAAATAAGCCAGGAATCAATCGTTCCAACTAACAGTTTGCCCTCCCACGCTTTCTCCTTAACGCCCTCGACATGATCAAAAATCCATTTAATTTTAGAAGCAGAGAAATATGGATCTGCCGTTAGCCCGGTTTTAGCATGGATCATATTTTCATAACCGTTTTCTTTTAGCGCTTTACAACTATCCGATGTTCTTCGGCATTGCCAAACGATAGCATTATAAACCGGAATCCCTGTTTCTTTATCCCAGACAACAATGGTTTCTCTTTGGTTCGTAATTGCTAAAACAGCAAGATTTTCGTCTGAAATTTCAGCAGTTTGAACAACTTCATTCAAAAGTTTCTTAACGTTTTCATAGATTTCGACTGGATCATGTTCAACCCATCCTGCTTGTGGGTAATATTGTTTATGACTCAATCCACTCTTTTGAAAAATTTGGCCTTTCGAGTTAACAACTAATGCCTTTGTTCCAGAGGTACTTTGATCAAGCGCGAGAATATATCTCTCTTCATTCATGCTGACACCTCATTCATTACGAAGCATTTGCTCAGCAATTTTCTTCACATTATCAACACTTAAACCATAATGATTAAATACTTCTGCTGTTTTTCCCGCTACTGCTGGTTCATCTGGAAGACCAAGGATTTTTACTGGAATCGGATGATTTTGTGAAACCACTTCAGCCACAGCTGATCCCAAACCACCATAAATACTATGTTCTTCTATCGTGATAATACCGCCTGTTTCATGTGCTGCTTTGATTATTGCACCTTCATCCAAAGGTTTAATTGTATGCATGTTGAGGACTCTGCAGCTAATCCCCTCATGTTTTAACGCTTCGGCTGTATCTATGGCAATCCTTACCGTCTCCCCTGTTGCAATAATGGTGATATCTTTGCCATCATTCATGGTCACAGCTTTACCAATTTCAAAGGGATAATCCTCAGAAACATATGAATCTTGTACTGGATTACGCCCAATCCGAAGGTATACAGGTCTAT from Neobacillus sp. CF12 encodes:
- the glpK gene encoding glycerol kinase GlpK, producing MNEERYILALDQSTSGTKALVVNSKGQIFQKSGLSHKQYYPQAGWVEHDPVEIYENVKKLLNEVVQTAEISDENLAVLAITNQRETIVVWDKETGIPVYNAIVWQCRRTSDSCKALKENGYENMIHAKTGLTADPYFSASKIKWIFDHVEGVKEKAWEGKLLVGTIDSWLIWNLTGGMVHATDYTNASRTLLFNIHSLGWDQELLDLFEIPSSMLPEVKSSNDSFGVTKDENLPFRDLVISGVIGDSQGALFGQKCFEPGMAKATYGTGTSVMMHTGELVKSQNGLVTSIAWGIDGRVDYALEGIIHCTGDVIKWIKDQLELIDDMSEVEKLATSIQDNEGVYLVPAFVGLGAPYWSPYTRAAIIGMSRNTGKAHIVRAGLESIAYQVNDCIELLVNESNIPIKKVNVDGGATSNQFLMQFQADMLGIDISASQVSELSSMGSAYLAGLGVGIWKSIEEINTLNPNHDVYQPLMPKNLRNKYLDGWKETIKSIVVS